A region of the Emcibacteraceae bacterium genome:
AAAATGATTGAAGACAGTGAAGCCGAAGGTCTTACAAAAGAAATGTATGACAAGGCCCGTTCTCCACATGGCACCGTTGATAATGTTATGCGTTGTCAATCCCTTCGGCCACATACAATTGCCGGGCATATGGCCATTTATAAATCGGTCCTTCACAACCCGGAAAATGTGCTGCCATTCTGGTTTCTTGAAGTTGTTGCTTCTTACACAAGCATCATCAATGAATGCCAATATAGTCTTACCCACCATTTTACCAATGCAAGGAGATTGATCAAAAATAAGGAAAAATCAGAGGCTATCTATGCAGCGCTAAAAGATCATGCCCCGGAACGGGTATTTTCAGGAAAACAACTGGCTCTTTTGAATTACGCAAAAAAGCTGACCGAAAATGTTGCCAAAATGGATAAAACTGATATGGAACTGCTTCGTGCCGCTGGTTGCGATGATGGGGAAATTCTTGAAGTGAACCAGGTCGTTGCCTATTTTAATTATTCAAACCGGGTGCTCAATGGGCTTGGCGTGACCACTGAAGGCGACGTCATTGGCTATTATAAGGAAGATGAGTAAAATTACACTGACCAGGTTTTTCCGACGTCGGAAAAAGGGATACAGCCATGATAATCCCCCGGCAATGGGTCAAAAGCAAGTTCTTCCGTTGCCCCGACTTCCGATGTGTAATAACCAAAAATTGTCAGTTCACGAAGCTGCTGGTAAATATGTTTATGACCACTATTGCGTTCTTCGGAAATCAGCATTTCAGAACCCAACTGCTCAAGAACTGCTGTTTTATTATTTTCATCAAGATTTGAAAAGTTATTGCCAAAAAGCCGCCTGATCCGTTCATCCAGGGCAGTCAGATCAATTAAAAGCCTGTCTTTTTCATCAGCCGTCATCCAATTTGCAGCCAATTCATCAATAAAGAAATGAACATTCAGAGCCTTTGCACCGGGCGTATCTGTTTCCGGGATAATCATATCCGCAAGATCCCCCACAAGATCAAACTGCTCTTTACTAAGAACCTTAAGGTTTAAATTATCGGTTGTTTCAGGCACCGAAACCCCGTTATCGCAGGCGGAAATGATGCTTAATGATATAGCCCCACCACTGACCACGGCCATGCGTTCCAATATGTCACGACGGCTTAGCTTTTTTATCATTTATCATATTCCCTTTATTCAGGTTCACCGAACCTAATTTTAAAATCATTTAGTATTATATCATAATTATCGGCGTCCTGAAATTCCTGATCTGTCATTCCAGGTTGTTCCATATCACGATACCAGCCCGCATAATCCGCAAGCTCATTTGAATATTTTTTATAAAATGTTGAATAGGTTCTGACCTTTATCACCGGAATTGCCGGTGCAGTATCAAATTCCATTAACCTAAGCCAACCGTCCCCAATTCCGGTAATCTGTTCCTGGTCCGCAGGTGGGTTTGCCGCCTGTCCCCGCCCCTGATAATCAGCCAGGATCTGGTATACGGCGTTTCCATTATCATTTATAGAAGTTTTGATTGCCTGTCCAAGC
Encoded here:
- a CDS encoding peroxidase-related enzyme (This protein belongs to a clade of uncharacterized proteins related to peroxidases such as the alkylhydroperoxidase AhpD.) — protein: MSAWIKMIEDSEAEGLTKEMYDKARSPHGTVDNVMRCQSLRPHTIAGHMAIYKSVLHNPENVLPFWFLEVVASYTSIINECQYSLTHHFTNARRLIKNKEKSEAIYAALKDHAPERVFSGKQLALLNYAKKLTENVAKMDKTDMELLRAAGCDDGEILEVNQVVAYFNYSNRVLNGLGVTTEGDVIGYYKEDE
- a CDS encoding gluconate 2-dehydrogenase subunit 3 family protein, translated to MIKKLSRRDILERMAVVSGGAISLSIISACDNGVSVPETTDNLNLKVLSKEQFDLVGDLADMIIPETDTPGAKALNVHFFIDELAANWMTADEKDRLLIDLTALDERIRRLFGNNFSNLDENNKTAVLEQLGSEMLISEERNSGHKHIYQQLRELTIFGYYTSEVGATEELAFDPLPGDYHGCIPFSDVGKTWSV